A single window of Rhizobium sp. SL42 DNA harbors:
- a CDS encoding peptidoglycan DD-metalloendopeptidase family protein, with the protein MRKSVSPKAGLPFARLCGAILLASTAAGCSSDATRFSSLFSTDNITTASIPRQQAGMNGQAPMPAENIGSGSVASQPNYNYNTQQQAMAQPMPAASTYQPASARAASTPVAVQRTELAAPIGAASSGGTDRNTARAEALAQPFPSAPAQNGNETVALAAPARNLAEPATTGTTPRTAGWSATNGARVTLKPGETIATLSDRYGVPQKEILRVNGLSKSSDVASGQMVIIPTFGGGANAARAASDSSAVPLDGKKPILPDQQQNVAVLPTSLNSREKQQTASASANGKALSGAGEGDAPGSYVVKPGDSLARIAKATGTPVEQLKKANGLTTANIRIGQTLRIPANGAGVAKAAPASDLVKTASVPAASTAGNQPAGYKAPTATKSVSEVASVDTESAAPEATGIGKYRWPARGAVIAGFGANVDGKRSDGISISVPTGTPVKAAENGVVIYAGNGLKELGNTVLVRHDDGTVTVYGHADALDVQRGQKVQRGQTIATSGMSGNVKRPMLHFEVRKNASPVNPMTFLE; encoded by the coding sequence ATGCGTAAAAGTGTATCGCCGAAAGCCGGATTGCCCTTCGCCCGTCTCTGCGGTGCCATTCTTCTGGCCAGTACCGCGGCCGGGTGCAGTTCCGATGCGACCCGTTTCAGCTCGCTGTTTTCCACGGACAATATCACCACGGCATCGATCCCGCGTCAGCAGGCCGGAATGAACGGTCAGGCTCCCATGCCGGCCGAGAATATTGGCAGCGGCTCTGTCGCCTCGCAGCCCAATTACAACTACAATACCCAGCAGCAGGCGATGGCGCAGCCCATGCCCGCCGCCAGCACCTATCAGCCCGCCTCGGCACGCGCCGCCAGCACGCCGGTCGCCGTCCAGCGCACCGAACTTGCGGCACCGATCGGCGCCGCATCGTCTGGCGGAACCGATCGCAACACCGCCCGTGCCGAAGCTCTGGCCCAGCCCTTCCCGAGCGCACCGGCGCAGAACGGCAATGAGACCGTGGCGCTGGCTGCTCCCGCAAGGAACCTGGCTGAACCGGCGACGACCGGCACCACGCCAAGGACCGCTGGCTGGAGCGCGACCAACGGTGCGCGTGTGACCTTGAAGCCGGGTGAAACCATCGCCACGCTTTCGGATCGCTACGGCGTGCCGCAGAAGGAAATCCTCCGGGTCAACGGCCTGTCGAAGTCCAGCGATGTCGCAAGCGGCCAGATGGTCATCATTCCGACCTTCGGCGGCGGTGCGAATGCAGCCCGCGCGGCCTCGGATTCGTCGGCTGTTCCGCTCGACGGCAAGAAGCCGATCCTGCCCGACCAGCAGCAGAACGTGGCGGTTCTGCCGACCTCGCTCAATTCGCGCGAAAAGCAGCAGACGGCGTCCGCCAGCGCCAATGGCAAGGCACTCTCCGGCGCGGGCGAGGGCGATGCACCCGGCAGCTATGTGGTGAAGCCGGGCGATTCACTGGCCCGTATTGCCAAGGCGACAGGCACGCCGGTTGAACAGTTGAAAAAGGCGAACGGCCTGACCACCGCCAATATTCGTATCGGCCAGACACTGAGGATTCCGGCAAACGGCGCTGGCGTCGCCAAGGCGGCTCCGGCAAGCGACCTGGTCAAGACGGCATCCGTGCCTGCGGCATCAACCGCCGGCAACCAGCCTGCCGGTTACAAGGCGCCGACCGCGACCAAGTCGGTCAGCGAAGTCGCCTCCGTCGATACCGAATCGGCAGCACCGGAAGCAACCGGCATCGGCAAGTATCGCTGGCCGGCACGCGGTGCGGTGATTGCCGGTTTCGGCGCCAATGTCGATGGCAAGCGCAGCGACGGCATCTCGATCTCGGTTCCCACGGGTACCCCGGTCAAGGCGGCTGAAAATGGCGTGGTCATCTATGCCGGCAACGGGCTGAAGGAACTCGGCAACACTGTCCTCGTCCGTCACGACGACGGTACCGTCACCGTCTACGGTCATGCCGATGCTCTGGACGTTCAGCGCGGCCAGAAGGTGCAGCGCGGTCAGACGATCGCCACGTCCGGCATGAGCGGCAACGTCAAGCGGCCGATGCTGCATTTCGAAGTGCGCAAGAACGCATCGCCGGTCAATCCAATGACTTTCCTGGAATAG
- a CDS encoding ATP-binding protein, translated as MSDDTTLALLGEVKRLADAIERLAGPPPVVNDWSAADCFVWNAARHHLQPVVRPNRVELQLIRGVDHVRDILQDNTLRFAEGFPANNVLLWGARGMGKSSLVKAVHADIRKTTGVSLKLVEVHREDISSLPGLLDILKIAEHRIIVFCDDLSFDHDDTAYKSLKAALDGGIEGRPDNVLFYATSNRRHLLPRHMMENEQSTAINPSEAVEEKVSLSDRFGLWLGFHKCSQDDYLTMIDGYADHFKLPLDKTQLHHEALEWATTRGGRSGRVAWQYIQDLAGRMRISVDRPQA; from the coding sequence ATGAGTGATGACACGACGCTGGCTCTGCTGGGTGAAGTCAAACGGCTGGCCGACGCCATCGAGCGGCTGGCCGGACCACCCCCGGTGGTCAACGATTGGAGCGCCGCCGACTGTTTTGTCTGGAACGCGGCGCGTCATCATCTTCAGCCTGTCGTGCGGCCCAACCGCGTCGAACTGCAGTTGATCCGCGGCGTCGATCATGTGCGCGACATCCTGCAGGACAACACGTTGCGCTTTGCCGAAGGATTTCCGGCCAACAATGTCCTGCTCTGGGGAGCCCGCGGCATGGGCAAGTCATCGCTGGTCAAGGCCGTGCATGCCGATATCCGCAAGACGACCGGCGTTTCGCTGAAGCTGGTCGAGGTCCATCGCGAGGATATTTCCAGCCTGCCGGGCCTTCTGGATATTCTCAAGATCGCCGAGCACCGGATCATCGTTTTCTGCGACGACCTGTCGTTCGACCATGACGATACCGCCTACAAGTCGCTGAAGGCGGCCCTCGACGGCGGCATCGAGGGACGGCCGGACAATGTGTTGTTTTACGCAACCTCGAACCGTCGCCATCTCTTGCCGCGCCATATGATGGAAAACGAGCAGTCGACGGCGATCAATCCTTCCGAAGCCGTCGAGGAAAAAGTCTCTCTGTCTGATCGCTTCGGCCTTTGGCTCGGCTTCCACAAATGCAGCCAGGACGATTATCTGACGATGATTGATGGCTATGCCGATCATTTCAAACTGCCGCTCGACAAGACGCAACTGCATCACGAGGCGCTGGAATGGGCGACAACGCGCGGCGGCCGATCCGGCCGCGTTGCCTGGCAATATATCCAGGATCTCGCCGGACGGATGCGCATTTCAGTCGACCGTCCACAAGCCTGA
- the yajC gene encoding preprotein translocase subunit YajC, with the protein MFITQAFAQGTTAAPSAMGSGFEMLLLFAPLMVVWYFFLIRPQRAQLKKRQESLSAIRRGDQVVLGGGLVGKVTKVVDDNELEVEIADGVKVRAMRTYIAEVRVKGEPVKTDAAS; encoded by the coding sequence ATGTTTATCACGCAGGCCTTTGCCCAGGGAACGACCGCAGCTCCGAGCGCGATGGGTTCCGGGTTCGAAATGCTGCTGCTGTTCGCACCGTTGATGGTGGTCTGGTATTTCTTCCTGATTCGCCCGCAGCGCGCCCAGTTGAAGAAGCGCCAGGAATCGCTGTCCGCAATTCGTCGCGGCGACCAGGTTGTTCTCGGCGGCGGCCTCGTCGGTAAGGTCACCAAGGTGGTCGACGACAACGAACTCGAAGTTGAAATCGCCGACGGCGTCAAGGTTCGTGCCATGCGCACCTATATTGCCGAAGTCCGCGTCAAGGGCGAGCCCGTCAAGACGGACGCTGCCTCCTAA